One region of Edaphobacter bradus genomic DNA includes:
- a CDS encoding PAS domain-containing protein, with amino-acid sequence MTNHNANAEVFVQRQNAGRRADDRRHEDLGRLLNRIPVGVLCCNRDWYITFANDEATRLLRLTPEDIATRTHWEIFPEKLGTEVERVYRRVMQTGESGYLEYLCTPRDIWLDTHVLPTDEGVAIYFRDITDHKGAELLRDAASRQLHQVLEATTDAVVSLDRTLNFTYLNRRARELLAVKGDLLGKNIWAEFPAATQHRDYFNRALNQGIPGEFDAFYPEPLNLWLSIQVRPADDGLVIFFRDITAGRAAREAIQKQHDLLSVVQETALAATWDVDLTTGKITVGDGSYPVFGHPHDAIPDIETFTRFLLPEYVPILADVIRRTRETGEMIVVDFPIRAADGSIVWVENRGQALVVDGAPHLRGLSIDITQHKRNQEALAASEARYRILADLNPQAIWMGAPCGSLTYANQGMMDYLGFNNEDLEGENWLKALHPDDRQRVLEAWKHSVATGADFDLEARMIRARDGRARWWWIRAQPVRDEQGNILHWLGVNTDIDDRKTFAETLQQRQEETERQRTELETIYRTAPVGFALFDPLELRYLRVNDRQVKTIGLPREQILGRRITDLIPLAGLEDLLRRAAAGETIRDHQLEGELPTRPGDHRFWNVSYSPLHGAEGKVEAVAAVIQEITQQKRAEAALVQNEKLAAVGRLASSISHEINNPLEAITNLLYLIAVSDDLPDTVREYVAVAQSELSRVCQIATQTLRFHRQAVSATWITAAGLVDDVLRLYQGRLANSDIRVEACYATSQRILCFENDIRQVLNNLIANAIDAMRQGGGRLIVRAHDAIDRTPGRGNRHGLRITIADTGHGMTPEVRARIFEPFFTTRNLSGTGLGLWISSGIVSRHQGRLTVRSTAHPIHHGTVFTLFLPRREEPPAA; translated from the coding sequence ATGACCAACCACAACGCCAACGCCGAAGTCTTCGTCCAGCGGCAGAATGCCGGCCGGCGCGCAGATGATCGGCGACACGAGGACCTCGGCCGCCTTCTCAACCGGATTCCCGTTGGTGTCCTCTGCTGCAACCGCGACTGGTACATCACCTTCGCCAACGACGAGGCGACTCGGCTCCTCCGGCTCACTCCAGAGGACATAGCAACAAGAACCCACTGGGAGATCTTCCCCGAGAAGCTCGGAACCGAGGTCGAGCGTGTCTACCGCAGGGTCATGCAGACCGGCGAATCCGGGTACCTCGAATACCTCTGCACACCGCGCGACATCTGGCTCGACACCCACGTACTGCCCACCGATGAGGGCGTCGCCATCTACTTCCGCGACATCACCGACCACAAGGGTGCCGAGCTGCTCCGCGACGCTGCCTCCCGTCAGCTGCACCAAGTCCTTGAGGCCACGACTGACGCCGTCGTCAGCCTCGATCGCACCCTCAACTTCACCTACCTCAACCGCCGCGCCCGCGAGCTGCTGGCCGTCAAAGGCGATCTCCTCGGCAAAAATATCTGGGCTGAATTCCCCGCTGCCACGCAACACCGCGACTACTTCAACCGCGCTCTCAACCAGGGCATCCCCGGCGAGTTCGACGCCTTCTACCCCGAGCCCCTCAACCTCTGGCTTTCCATCCAGGTTCGTCCCGCCGACGACGGCCTCGTCATCTTCTTCCGCGACATCACCGCCGGACGCGCCGCTCGCGAGGCCATCCAGAAGCAGCACGATCTCCTCTCCGTCGTGCAGGAGACCGCGCTGGCCGCCACCTGGGACGTCGATCTCACCACTGGAAAGATCACCGTCGGCGACGGCTCTTACCCCGTCTTCGGCCATCCTCACGATGCGATTCCCGACATCGAAACCTTCACCAGGTTCCTGCTTCCCGAGTACGTCCCCATCCTCGCCGATGTTATCCGTCGAACCCGCGAGACTGGCGAAATGATCGTCGTCGACTTTCCTATCCGCGCCGCCGATGGCTCAATCGTCTGGGTCGAGAACCGCGGCCAGGCTCTCGTCGTCGATGGCGCACCACATCTTCGTGGCCTCTCCATCGACATCACGCAACACAAGCGTAACCAGGAGGCGCTCGCCGCGAGTGAAGCCCGCTACCGCATCCTCGCCGACCTCAACCCTCAGGCCATCTGGATGGGTGCTCCCTGCGGCAGCCTCACTTACGCCAACCAGGGGATGATGGACTACCTCGGCTTCAACAACGAAGACCTCGAAGGCGAGAACTGGCTCAAGGCCTTACATCCCGACGACCGCCAGCGTGTCCTCGAAGCCTGGAAGCACTCCGTCGCCACCGGGGCCGACTTCGACCTCGAGGCCCGCATGATCCGCGCCCGCGACGGCCGCGCCCGCTGGTGGTGGATCCGCGCCCAGCCAGTCCGCGACGAACAGGGCAATATCCTGCACTGGCTCGGCGTCAACACCGACATCGACGACCGCAAGACCTTCGCCGAGACCCTCCAGCAGCGCCAGGAGGAGACCGAACGCCAGCGAACCGAGCTTGAGACCATCTACCGCACCGCGCCCGTCGGCTTCGCTCTCTTCGATCCCCTCGAGCTGCGATATCTCCGCGTCAACGACCGCCAGGTCAAGACCATCGGCCTGCCCCGCGAGCAGATCCTCGGCCGCCGTATCACTGACCTCATCCCCCTCGCCGGGCTCGAAGACCTGCTCCGAAGGGCTGCGGCCGGCGAAACCATCCGCGATCACCAGCTCGAAGGCGAACTGCCCACGCGACCTGGCGACCACCGCTTCTGGAACGTCAGCTACTCCCCCCTGCACGGCGCCGAAGGTAAGGTCGAGGCTGTCGCCGCCGTCATCCAGGAGATCACGCAGCAGAAGCGCGCTGAAGCAGCTCTCGTACAAAACGAAAAGCTCGCCGCCGTCGGACGCCTCGCCAGCTCCATCTCGCACGAGATCAACAACCCGCTCGAAGCCATCACCAACCTGCTTTACCTCATCGCCGTCTCTGACGACCTGCCCGACACTGTGCGCGAATACGTCGCCGTCGCCCAGAGCGAACTCTCGCGCGTCTGCCAGATCGCGACCCAGACTCTGCGCTTCCACCGTCAGGCCGTCAGCGCCACTTGGATCACCGCCGCCGGCCTCGTCGACGACGTCCTCAGGCTCTACCAGGGCCGCCTCGCCAACTCCGACATTCGCGTCGAAGCCTGCTACGCAACCTCACAGCGCATTCTCTGTTTTGAGAACGACATCCGCCAGGTCCTCAACAACCTCATCGCCAACGCCATTGATGCAATGCGCCAGGGCGGAGGCCGCCTCATCGTCCGCGCCCACGACGCCATCGATCGAACTCCGGGTCGCGGCAACCGCCACGGCCTGCGCATCACCATCGCCGACACCGGCCACGGTATGACACCCGAGGTCCGCGCCCGCATCTTCGAGCCCTTCTTCACCACTAGAAATCTAAGCGGAACCGGCCTCGGCCTCTGGATCTCCTCCGGCATCGTCAGCCGCCATCAGGGACGCCTCACGGTTCGAAGCACGGCCCACCCCATCCACCACGGCACCGTCTTCACCCTCTTCCTTCCCCGCCGGGAAGAACCGCCTGCAGCGTAA
- a CDS encoding Ig-like domain repeat protein: MATWVSDPGAGNFDFGYVIASIGSLSDRATVYGQHPGDTWYQYPTPDYRQIATNVAVGATVTIGSGLEINRTDTSVTAEPFQNACNWSSSDTTKAVVDRHGQVTAKAPGTVTITCGRLGNGAFGNSSITGWQAPGNVITLNIIAGGTGNSTWYVRPDGGTPYVSATQTPFGQCNGKSNTPYPGATGAQWEPGRAYASGALIADNAGYIEEATTAGVSGTASVPSWGTTTTDGTVTWTRQGQYPVDQACAMGQLRYLWTDQTSAYNLRWMIQGGDTVIVAPTASGVGYNTNLDSASPYQNTNPGGIWNPVNCHGNPDCIMPSVPSGTATQHTRILGANYASCHSDAAKTQLNVSYGGLAAFALGSSQYVDIACFEITDKDACATNGAFTNACKGDGNNWGRDGIITSALSSQINISDVFIHGVANEGFTGAAGVGVVMDHVHIRGVPMAGVDMDDAPWYSSNISVSGGLTMNYSTTEFVGCVEEYPVAHNYPYIECRDQNTGAYGDGLGTGSTVGNWSFDHDVWFANFQDGLDLLHSGMQSLSVTNSKSIANDGQSYKIGSADNVVFRNNVAINNCARIGSLFGDEPSSAIVPGVTLCRAAGDGVLLKFTNLGSYILQDNTFVGYDATLFDMFCEDGWDFCNGAGTAFQNNVVLGYSNPTYDSGILPGLFYLETGQGQVFPNNSGWATRDHNLYYNVRYCPSSLQVGEKCNTSDPLFAGEPTSPLSAESALDGFDFVPSSAGPLVGSGIAVAGIVTDISGATRPNPPSIGASEIPAAGSAQPSTVTTVSLNATATSLFVGQAGTLTVSVASVNGVTPTGTITFYNGTASLGSAALNNTGAATLSTSSWSAGAYVVTAVYSGDSVYAPAASSSVSLTITTPPAQGGSTTLLVSTAAVSITPNPATVGQTVTFTGSVAGTTLSGVVPTGAVSFMVAGSSIGTAQLNSSGVATMSTASLAAGTYSVTISYAGDSNYAASTSSAVSLTIASQSSSATPPTTPQTSTLSLSVASNPAMVGQTVTLTGRVAGWLSGSVPTGTVSFLVAGSSIGSAQLNSSGVATLSTASLAAGTYAVTANYSGDGTYGTSTSNSVSLVVNPAASNAVSIAVAQPAYGFNVIPNSVRRIFATVTNGSTNKVSWAVKSGSAQLSSNSGSWVDVTAPATGSSCKIAGSASQYSVSSSAQFTIEATSLDDPATVADVTFNVCNPTVEISTVPFYRTVYANQPVDIQSLVLGATDQTVHWAITSQPSGGDGSLTDSTSRDTVFTATVAGRYDVTATSSANSQKAATAIVYVTGHSLPYRVTPNLTEPVDCSVDPSLQGLLYDVGPSQSFKTLAAVPFPTMPAGSTVRVHNEDTTGLHPTEYHEYVQISQAGTAQQPVRICGVADPQGNLPVIDASSATGRPDDSANVAGLGLITLHNPSYWTYWPNYSAAAYVVVEGLQLRNAKAGSSYTGPDGSQGQWSNSSSAIRIDEGQNIVFVGNDINNNSTGVQSTFAADGGWGSSDLNVLWEGNHIHNNGVSGSATAHQMDLQAWGEVVQFNRIDGYVSGGLGSNIKSRGIQGVIRYNYLGDGPARQIDLVDVQNAAPLMSFEAFLSGGASSVHANYPQDVYPADRIAAEQEAWNSHFVYGNIYQNSTSMTPIHFGEELSGGEAARKGSLYWYNNTFYQKLCPSCSNQAWTLFDTAASNGGFLGQTEFQTVQAINNIVWMDNPAEPVFQFNNNAGFIGVAGRNLLPANWGTNNTNGGSGTGWVASANSQAYQNAGELSLHLSGFTSSHLITSSTIPFDTIDWTLTSGVSGQLSVPSAVCEMPVRFAYLPSLGYVVPRTDTPNLGATDTAAQTATQMNAVAGNGRYHTRYSTCR, encoded by the coding sequence GTGGCTACATGGGTCAGCGATCCTGGCGCAGGTAACTTTGATTTTGGGTATGTTATCGCATCGATTGGCTCGCTCAGTGATCGCGCGACAGTGTACGGGCAACACCCCGGCGACACCTGGTATCAATATCCAACACCGGACTACCGACAAATAGCTACGAATGTAGCAGTTGGTGCGACTGTTACGATTGGCTCTGGTCTTGAGATTAATCGCACCGATACCAGCGTAACGGCAGAGCCGTTTCAAAATGCCTGCAATTGGTCGAGTTCCGATACCACAAAGGCCGTCGTCGATCGCCATGGACAGGTAACGGCCAAGGCCCCGGGAACTGTGACGATTACCTGCGGGCGACTTGGAAATGGCGCATTTGGCAATAGCTCGATAACCGGGTGGCAGGCACCAGGAAATGTTATTACCCTCAACATCATCGCGGGTGGAACTGGAAACAGCACATGGTACGTAAGGCCCGATGGTGGCACTCCTTATGTAAGCGCTACGCAGACCCCATTCGGCCAATGCAACGGCAAGTCAAACACTCCCTACCCTGGAGCAACCGGCGCCCAATGGGAGCCGGGCAGGGCCTATGCGAGTGGTGCTCTGATCGCGGATAACGCCGGTTACATTGAAGAAGCAACAACGGCTGGTGTGAGTGGAACGGCCAGCGTTCCATCATGGGGGACGACGACGACGGATGGTACCGTCACGTGGACCCGACAGGGGCAATACCCAGTCGACCAGGCATGCGCCATGGGGCAACTACGCTATCTCTGGACCGACCAAACCAGCGCCTATAACCTCCGGTGGATGATTCAGGGAGGGGATACCGTAATCGTTGCTCCTACGGCGTCGGGAGTTGGATATAACACGAACCTCGATTCGGCGAGCCCTTACCAAAATACTAACCCGGGAGGAATATGGAACCCGGTCAATTGCCATGGCAATCCAGACTGCATCATGCCTTCGGTTCCCTCGGGAACCGCAACGCAACATACGAGAATCCTGGGGGCTAATTACGCGAGTTGCCACTCCGATGCCGCAAAGACGCAGCTCAATGTTTCTTATGGAGGACTTGCGGCATTTGCGTTGGGAAGCTCGCAGTATGTCGATATTGCCTGCTTTGAGATTACTGATAAGGATGCCTGCGCAACCAACGGAGCCTTCACCAATGCCTGCAAAGGAGATGGGAATAACTGGGGGAGGGACGGGATCATCACTTCTGCGCTCTCCAGCCAGATCAATATTTCCGATGTGTTCATTCATGGCGTAGCTAACGAAGGCTTTACCGGCGCGGCTGGCGTCGGAGTCGTCATGGACCATGTGCACATTCGAGGGGTTCCCATGGCCGGAGTTGATATGGATGACGCTCCCTGGTATTCCTCAAACATTTCGGTCTCAGGCGGACTCACGATGAATTACTCCACCACGGAATTTGTGGGATGCGTGGAAGAGTACCCTGTCGCCCACAACTATCCATATATCGAATGCCGCGACCAGAACACGGGCGCCTATGGCGATGGGCTCGGCACAGGAAGCACTGTTGGCAATTGGTCGTTTGACCACGATGTATGGTTTGCAAACTTTCAGGATGGCTTAGACCTTCTGCATTCGGGGATGCAGTCGCTTAGCGTAACCAACTCGAAGAGCATCGCAAATGATGGGCAGTCTTATAAGATCGGCTCTGCAGACAATGTTGTCTTTAGAAATAATGTGGCAATTAATAATTGCGCTCGCATTGGTTCCTTATTCGGTGATGAGCCGTCCAGCGCGATCGTTCCCGGAGTGACGTTGTGCCGTGCCGCAGGTGATGGCGTCCTCCTCAAGTTCACGAATCTGGGTTCCTACATTTTGCAGGACAACACTTTTGTAGGTTACGACGCAACGCTCTTCGATATGTTTTGCGAAGACGGCTGGGACTTCTGCAACGGAGCCGGAACAGCCTTTCAGAACAACGTTGTTTTGGGGTATTCCAACCCAACTTACGATTCGGGGATATTGCCCGGCTTGTTTTATCTGGAGACAGGTCAAGGCCAGGTGTTTCCGAATAATTCAGGTTGGGCAACACGCGATCATAATTTGTACTACAACGTCCGGTATTGCCCGTCTTCTCTGCAAGTTGGAGAGAAGTGCAACACCTCGGATCCTCTCTTTGCAGGTGAGCCAACTTCGCCGCTCAGTGCGGAGTCTGCACTGGATGGCTTCGACTTCGTTCCGTCATCTGCAGGCCCGCTCGTCGGATCTGGAATCGCGGTCGCTGGAATTGTGACGGACATTTCAGGCGCGACGCGACCAAATCCCCCGTCGATCGGCGCGTCTGAGATTCCGGCAGCCGGTTCCGCGCAGCCGTCTACCGTTACAACAGTCTCCTTGAATGCGACGGCAACATCTTTGTTCGTCGGACAGGCAGGAACTCTCACGGTATCGGTGGCTTCAGTGAACGGCGTAACTCCAACGGGAACGATTACGTTCTATAACGGAACAGCCAGCCTTGGGTCCGCTGCTCTTAATAACACGGGAGCGGCAACATTATCGACGTCTTCGTGGAGCGCGGGCGCTTACGTCGTGACAGCGGTTTACTCCGGTGACTCGGTCTATGCACCGGCTGCATCAAGCTCAGTCTCACTGACGATTACTACTCCACCAGCGCAAGGTGGCTCGACCACGCTACTAGTTTCGACAGCGGCGGTGAGCATTACACCCAACCCTGCGACGGTCGGACAGACAGTTACGTTTACTGGATCCGTTGCCGGTACTACGCTCAGCGGCGTGGTTCCCACAGGTGCGGTTTCGTTTATGGTTGCGGGCTCGTCGATTGGAACCGCACAGCTGAATAGCTCCGGTGTCGCAACGATGTCTACGGCATCTTTGGCTGCGGGTACATATTCTGTGACCATCAGTTACGCCGGCGACAGCAACTATGCCGCAAGCACTTCGAGTGCGGTATCTCTCACCATCGCTTCGCAGAGCAGTTCTGCAACTCCGCCGACAACGCCTCAAACATCGACGCTCAGCTTAAGTGTCGCGTCAAATCCAGCGATGGTTGGGCAGACGGTTACATTGACTGGACGCGTTGCGGGCTGGTTGAGCGGATCTGTTCCGACAGGTACGGTCTCGTTCCTGGTTGCGGGTTCGTCGATCGGATCGGCACAACTGAATAGCTCTGGCGTCGCAACGCTATCCACGGCTTCGCTTGCCGCAGGCACCTATGCCGTAACCGCCAATTATTCCGGCGATGGCACGTACGGTACCAGCACGTCGAACTCCGTATCGCTTGTGGTGAATCCGGCTGCTTCCAACGCTGTCTCAATAGCAGTTGCGCAGCCCGCATACGGGTTCAACGTAATTCCGAACTCGGTGCGGCGCATCTTCGCTACGGTCACTAATGGCAGCACCAATAAGGTGAGCTGGGCGGTGAAGTCCGGTTCGGCGCAGTTGTCGTCGAACAGCGGATCGTGGGTCGATGTCACAGCGCCTGCAACGGGAAGCTCGTGCAAGATCGCCGGATCGGCTTCGCAATACTCTGTCAGCTCGTCGGCCCAGTTCACCATCGAGGCGACTTCATTGGATGATCCTGCGACGGTAGCTGACGTCACGTTCAACGTCTGCAATCCGACGGTTGAGATCTCTACGGTTCCGTTCTACCGGACGGTCTATGCGAACCAGCCGGTCGATATCCAGAGCCTTGTGCTGGGAGCCACGGATCAGACGGTTCACTGGGCGATTACGTCGCAGCCGAGTGGCGGCGACGGAAGCCTTACCGATTCGACCTCGCGCGACACAGTTTTCACCGCGACCGTCGCAGGCCGCTACGATGTGACGGCGACGAGCAGCGCAAACTCTCAGAAGGCTGCCACGGCGATTGTTTATGTGACGGGTCACTCGCTGCCGTATCGTGTGACTCCGAATCTGACAGAGCCGGTTGACTGCAGCGTCGATCCCTCGCTGCAGGGCCTCTTGTACGATGTCGGACCTTCGCAATCGTTCAAGACGCTTGCTGCGGTTCCGTTCCCAACGATGCCTGCGGGTTCGACTGTGCGTGTTCACAATGAAGATACGACCGGGCTTCATCCGACTGAGTATCACGAATACGTGCAGATTTCCCAGGCTGGAACCGCGCAGCAGCCAGTGCGAATCTGCGGTGTGGCGGATCCCCAGGGCAATCTTCCGGTGATCGATGCGTCGAGTGCGACGGGACGGCCGGATGACAGCGCGAACGTCGCTGGCCTCGGACTCATCACGCTGCACAATCCGTCGTACTGGACGTACTGGCCTAACTACTCTGCTGCGGCGTACGTCGTCGTGGAAGGGCTTCAACTGCGCAATGCGAAGGCTGGCTCCAGTTACACGGGGCCCGACGGATCGCAAGGTCAGTGGAGCAACAGTTCTTCGGCGATTCGGATCGATGAAGGACAGAACATTGTCTTCGTCGGAAACGATATCAACAACAACAGCACCGGCGTTCAAAGTACGTTCGCCGCGGACGGTGGATGGGGTTCCTCGGACCTGAATGTTCTGTGGGAAGGAAACCATATCCACAACAACGGTGTTTCGGGCTCGGCTACCGCGCACCAGATGGACCTGCAGGCGTGGGGCGAGGTGGTGCAGTTCAACCGCATCGATGGCTACGTCTCCGGCGGACTTGGGTCGAACATCAAGTCACGCGGCATCCAGGGAGTCATTCGCTACAACTACCTTGGCGATGGGCCGGCGCGGCAGATCGACCTGGTGGATGTACAGAATGCAGCTCCTCTGATGTCGTTTGAGGCGTTCCTCAGCGGCGGAGCCTCTTCAGTACATGCGAACTATCCGCAGGACGTCTATCCTGCCGATAGGATCGCCGCGGAGCAGGAGGCGTGGAACTCACACTTCGTCTACGGAAACATTTATCAGAACAGCACTTCGATGACTCCGATCCATTTCGGTGAAGAGCTGAGCGGAGGAGAGGCTGCCAGAAAAGGCTCGCTGTACTGGTACAACAACACTTTCTATCAGAAGCTCTGCCCGTCATGCTCGAACCAGGCGTGGACGCTGTTCGACACTGCGGCCAGCAATGGTGGGTTCCTGGGACAGACCGAGTTCCAGACCGTTCAGGCGATCAATAACATCGTCTGGATGGATAACCCCGCCGAGCCTGTGTTCCAGTTCAACAACAACGCAGGCTTTATCGGAGTGGCGGGGAGAAATCTTCTGCCAGCGAACTGGGGCACGAACAATACCAATGGAGGTTCAGGTACGGGATGGGTTGCGAGTGCAAATTCGCAGGCGTACCAGAACGCGGGCGAGCTAAGCCTGCACCTGAGCGGATTCACGAGCTCGCACCTGATTACGAGTTCCACTATTCCGTTCGATACGATCGACTGGACGCTGACTTCGGGCGTGTCGGGACAACTGAGCGTTCCGTCGGCAGTCTGCGAGATGCCGGTTCGGTTCGCCTATCTGCCGAGCCTGGGGTATGTGGTCCCGCGAACGGACACTCCGAACCTGGGCGCTACCGACACAGCCGCTCAGACGGCAACACAGATGAATGCCGTTGCCGGAAATGGGCGGTATCACACTCGCTACTCGACCTGTCGCTGA
- a CDS encoding glycosyltransferase family 4 protein: MMDLWATVPYYTAYLSKALLSEGIDLTVGSISYYLDPGCFSGRGIRVDPGLVDYVGRLRLGRPIRRVLKFAEAMINLVALTLRFALTPPDVVHVQYLPMLKWRLPLDFWFLEYCRRRGAKIVLTVHDLMPHDTANTHRQTFFRLYGMVDKIICHSDHIKNELHQQFEVPIRKITVIPHGPLFYDIPSQEDKILDVLCVDRDSVIVLWQGIIFPYKGVDLLLEAWQRVEADGLDATLIIAGTGAPDLLNQIEGQVEQLGLKRVKLHFRFISTEELVQLYRAADIVVYPYRAITTSGALATGLALNKTIVASNLQVFRELLTHKENAFLVEAGDAQHLADGLRELLRNAGLRELLTAGVRKLDFGEQSWRSIAEKTIRVYRDESC; this comes from the coding sequence ATGATGGATCTCTGGGCGACGGTGCCGTATTACACGGCATATCTCTCCAAGGCCCTCTTATCGGAGGGGATCGATCTTACGGTTGGTTCTATCTCTTATTATCTTGACCCAGGTTGCTTCAGCGGCCGCGGTATTCGGGTTGATCCAGGATTGGTAGATTATGTTGGAAGGCTCAGACTGGGGCGGCCAATACGAAGAGTGTTGAAGTTTGCCGAAGCGATGATCAATTTGGTCGCTTTGACTCTACGCTTTGCGTTGACTCCTCCCGATGTGGTGCACGTTCAATATCTGCCCATGCTGAAGTGGCGATTGCCGCTCGACTTTTGGTTTTTAGAATATTGCCGCCGGCGAGGAGCCAAAATTGTCCTAACAGTTCATGATTTGATGCCACACGACACGGCTAATACGCATCGGCAGACATTTTTTAGGCTGTACGGTATGGTCGACAAAATCATCTGTCATTCAGACCATATTAAGAATGAGCTGCATCAGCAATTTGAGGTTCCCATTCGGAAAATTACGGTAATTCCGCATGGACCGTTGTTTTATGATATTCCGTCACAGGAGGACAAGATCCTTGATGTCCTCTGCGTTGATCGGGATTCAGTGATTGTGCTATGGCAGGGAATAATCTTTCCGTATAAAGGCGTGGACCTTCTGCTTGAGGCCTGGCAACGGGTTGAGGCCGATGGTCTGGATGCTACATTGATAATTGCGGGAACGGGAGCTCCAGACCTGCTCAATCAGATTGAAGGGCAGGTTGAGCAGCTTGGGTTGAAGCGAGTCAAGCTGCACTTTAGGTTCATATCGACAGAAGAGTTAGTCCAACTGTATCGCGCAGCAGATATAGTGGTTTATCCATATCGAGCAATTACTACTAGCGGAGCCTTAGCTACGGGGCTCGCTTTGAACAAAACGATTGTTGCAAGTAATTTGCAGGTGTTCCGAGAGCTGCTCACGCATAAGGAGAATGCGTTCTTAGTAGAGGCTGGAGACGCTCAACACCTGGCAGATGGTCTGAGAGAGCTGCTGAGAAATGCGGGTCTGCGCGAACTGCTCACAGCCGGTGTCCGCAAGCTCGATTTCGGAGAGCAGTCGTGGCGATCGATTGCGGAGAAGACAATCCGTGTCTATCGAGACGAGTCCTGTTGA
- a CDS encoding glycosyltransferase family 4 protein produces the protein MKVMHVISSGGMYGAESVILNISRLLNENSHHAVIAMFANSANINIQLHKSAQDEGIESYLIPCDGQVDLSAMEFIRNLVLQIKPDIVHAHGYKADAYVYLALRKLSIPFVSTCHTWHNSTVFDYIYGVIDRRFLRRFPAVVAVSDEVSGQLLRGGVQPDKISLIGNGIDLRPYTNARPSLRESGEANGCLLVGLVGRLANEKGVDIFFQAAARVLSEIPNVRFTVIGDGPDRSKLQGLLKRMKIDSSVTMLGRRDDMPSVYASLDLMVSASRQEGFPMAILEGMASGLPIVATSVGSVPSIIVHEESGVLVGPENVEVLANQMVALLKDSARRQRLGRGARERVEKEFSVERLVGAYLSVYQRAIDFVKVADRASAPGGKVM, from the coding sequence ATGAAAGTGATGCATGTTATCAGCAGTGGCGGGATGTATGGAGCTGAATCTGTAATTTTGAATATTTCACGTTTGCTTAATGAGAATTCGCATCATGCCGTTATAGCAATGTTTGCAAATTCGGCAAACATAAATATACAGCTCCATAAGAGCGCGCAGGACGAAGGGATTGAATCATATCTAATTCCTTGTGATGGTCAGGTCGATTTATCCGCAATGGAATTTATCCGTAACCTGGTTCTTCAAATTAAGCCCGATATTGTGCATGCACACGGATATAAGGCTGATGCCTATGTCTATTTAGCACTACGCAAACTATCTATCCCCTTTGTCTCAACCTGTCACACGTGGCACAACTCGACGGTTTTTGATTATATATATGGCGTTATCGACCGTCGTTTTTTGCGGAGATTCCCAGCCGTAGTTGCAGTTTCTGATGAAGTAAGCGGACAGCTGCTTCGAGGTGGAGTCCAGCCTGACAAGATCAGCTTGATCGGCAACGGGATTGACTTGCGGCCATATACGAACGCAAGGCCGTCACTTCGAGAGTCTGGTGAAGCCAATGGCTGCCTTCTGGTTGGATTGGTCGGGAGGTTAGCAAATGAGAAGGGCGTGGATATCTTTTTTCAAGCTGCAGCACGGGTCCTGTCCGAAATTCCGAACGTCCGATTTACTGTGATTGGAGATGGTCCCGATCGTTCAAAGCTTCAAGGGCTTCTCAAGCGGATGAAGATCGATAGTAGCGTAACTATGCTAGGACGCAGAGACGATATGCCCTCTGTTTATGCCTCTTTAGACCTGATGGTTTCGGCCTCGCGCCAGGAGGGCTTCCCGATGGCGATTCTAGAGGGAATGGCTAGCGGTTTACCAATTGTCGCGACTTCAGTGGGATCAGTGCCAAGCATCATTGTTCATGAGGAATCCGGCGTGCTCGTAGGGCCTGAGAATGTAGAGGTTCTAGCGAATCAAATGGTTGCCTTGTTGAAGGACTCGGCAAGGCGCCAACGTTTAGGCCGCGGAGCGAGAGAGCGAGTCGAAAAGGAATTTTCTGTCGAGCGACTGGTGGGCGCTTACTTGAGTGTCTACCAGCGTGCAATTGATTTCGTAAAAGTCGCTGACCGTGCATCGGCTCCCGGTGGAAAGGTAATGTGA